The Kitasatospora sp. NBC_00374 genome has a segment encoding these proteins:
- a CDS encoding single-stranded DNA-binding protein, whose protein sequence is MNETLVTMVGNVASAVSYAQTSAGVPVANFRMATTERRYDRGSGDWVDGDTSWVTVVAWRWLATNLVASVAKGDPVVVSGRLRVREWEQEEQRRSAVEIDARVVGHDLSRGTSAFRRAGQARPELVPGGAAGIPPGARPELPPAVATVEQAVPGWIVAAVEARRVADVSDVSDVGVSSGELAGDGGGG, encoded by the coding sequence ATGAACGAAACCCTGGTGACCATGGTCGGCAACGTCGCCTCGGCGGTCAGCTACGCGCAGACGTCGGCCGGGGTGCCGGTCGCCAACTTCCGGATGGCGACCACGGAGCGCCGCTACGACCGGGGCAGCGGCGACTGGGTGGACGGCGACACCAGCTGGGTCACGGTGGTGGCATGGCGCTGGCTCGCCACCAACCTGGTCGCCTCGGTCGCCAAGGGGGACCCCGTGGTGGTCAGCGGCCGACTGCGGGTCAGGGAGTGGGAGCAGGAGGAACAGCGGCGTTCGGCGGTCGAGATCGACGCCCGGGTGGTGGGCCACGACCTGTCCCGGGGGACGTCGGCGTTCCGGCGTGCGGGGCAGGCCAGGCCGGAGCTGGTGCCCGGCGGAGCGGCCGGGATCCCGCCGGGCGCCCGGCCGGAGCTGCCCCCCGCGGTGGCGACGGTCGAGCAGGCGGTGCCGGGGTGGATCGTCGCCGCGGTGGAGGCGAGGCGTGTGGCGGACGTGTCCGATGTGTCCGATGTGGGCGTCTCGTCCGGCGAGTTGGCAGGGGATGGGGGCGGCGGGTGA
- a CDS encoding Cys-Gln thioester bond-forming surface protein → MLASSLAVVGGTFAAGAAPAPAADGESGSGITATIQPTMLSGPVQVDANHKIDGGLFTLLTSDGKKIQTYCIDVDHGVDIKGNIKYQESDWSSSSLGAPGKAEAAGKIRWILEHSYPKLDLETVKKAAGITGDFEKEDAAAGTQAAIWRFSDNKTTATPLDAEAKKLTEYLSGAANTGMPEPKPSLDLDPSSVNGKSGSKLGPFKLNSSAESVKLSLTDDASGGKVKLLDKDGKAVTTLNGPIAKDTQLFLDVPAGTAAGSAKVSATATTVVQTGRVFLSVGYTPEKHSQSMILAGSEEVTVTKTAQATWTQAKGPQLSASAKIDCAKNGVQVTVTNGGDEDADVTVAPGKTVKVGAGKTETVLVPVAEDASYSIKVTGPNFTKEFTGILDCKVSSTTGGTGGATPSASPSTPVGNGTTGGPSLATTGGGSGTGIIAGVAGALVLAGAGAVFALRRRGRHGRDAV, encoded by the coding sequence ATGCTCGCGTCGAGCCTGGCCGTGGTCGGCGGTACCTTCGCGGCGGGTGCGGCCCCCGCACCGGCCGCCGACGGTGAGTCAGGTTCGGGGATCACCGCGACGATTCAGCCGACGATGCTGAGTGGACCGGTCCAGGTCGATGCCAACCACAAGATCGACGGTGGGCTGTTCACCCTGCTGACCTCGGACGGCAAGAAGATCCAGACCTACTGCATCGACGTCGACCACGGCGTCGACATCAAGGGCAACATCAAGTACCAGGAGTCGGACTGGTCCTCGAGCTCGCTGGGTGCGCCCGGCAAGGCCGAGGCGGCCGGCAAGATCCGCTGGATCCTGGAGCACTCGTACCCCAAGCTCGACCTGGAGACCGTCAAGAAGGCCGCCGGCATCACCGGTGACTTCGAGAAGGAGGACGCGGCCGCCGGTACCCAGGCGGCGATCTGGCGCTTCTCCGACAACAAGACCACGGCCACCCCGCTCGACGCGGAGGCCAAGAAGCTCACCGAGTACCTCTCGGGTGCGGCGAACACGGGCATGCCCGAGCCGAAGCCCTCGCTGGACCTCGACCCGTCCTCGGTGAACGGAAAGTCGGGCAGCAAGCTCGGCCCGTTCAAGCTCAACAGCAGCGCCGAGTCGGTCAAGCTCTCCCTGACCGACGACGCCTCGGGCGGCAAGGTCAAGCTGCTGGACAAGGACGGCAAGGCCGTCACCACCCTGAACGGCCCGATCGCCAAGGACACCCAGCTGTTCCTGGACGTCCCGGCGGGCACCGCGGCCGGTTCGGCCAAGGTCAGCGCCACGGCGACCACCGTCGTGCAGACCGGTCGCGTGTTCCTGAGCGTCGGCTACACCCCCGAGAAGCACAGCCAGAGCATGATCCTGGCCGGCTCCGAGGAGGTCACCGTCACCAAGACCGCGCAGGCCACCTGGACCCAGGCCAAGGGCCCGCAGCTGTCGGCCTCCGCGAAGATCGACTGCGCCAAGAACGGCGTCCAGGTCACCGTCACCAACGGTGGTGACGAGGACGCCGACGTGACCGTCGCGCCCGGCAAGACCGTCAAGGTCGGCGCCGGCAAGACCGAGACCGTGCTGGTCCCGGTCGCCGAGGACGCGTCCTACAGCATCAAGGTCACCGGCCCGAACTTCACCAAGGAGTTCACCGGCATCCTGGACTGCAAGGTCTCCAGCACCACCGGTGGCACCGGTGGCGCGACCCCGTCCGCCTCGCCGTCCACCCCGGTCGGCAACGGCACCACCGGTGGCCCGAGCCTGGCCACCACCGGTGGCGGCAGCGGTACCGGCATCATCGCCGGTGTCGCCGGTGCGCTGGTCCTCGCCGGTGCCGGTGCGGTCTTCGCCCTGCGCCGCCGTGGCCGCCACGGCCGCGACGCGGTCTGA
- the ettA gene encoding energy-dependent translational throttle protein EttA, with amino-acid sequence MAEFIYTMRKVRKAHGDKVILDDVTLNFLPGAKIGVVGPNGAGKSTVLRMMAGLDQPSNGEAYISPGYTVGMLLQEPPLDETKTVLENVQDGVKEIKGKLDRFNEIAELMATDYSDALLDEMGKLQEDLDHANAWDLDAQLEQAMDALGCPPGDWPVTKLSGGERRRVALCKLLLEAPDLLLLDEPTNHLDAESVNWLEQHLEKYAGTVVAVTHDRYFLDNVAEWILELDRGRAYPYEGNYSTYLEAKQSRLKVEGQKDAKRAKRLKEELEWVRSNAKGRQAKSKARLARYEEMAAEADKMRKLDFEEIQIPPGPRLGAIVVEVNNLSKAFGEKVLIDDLSFTLPRNGIVGIIGPNGAGKTTLFKMLLGEEQPDGGSVKVGETVKVSYVDQGRANIDPKKTLWAVVSDELDWINVGQVEMPSRAYVSAFGFKGPDQQKPAGVLSGGERNRLNLALTLKQGGNLLLLDEPTNDLDVETLSSLENALLEFPGCAVVISHDRWFLDRVATHILAYEGESKWFWFEGNFDSYEKNKIERLGADAARPHRATYKKLTRG; translated from the coding sequence GTGGCGGAATTCATCTACACCATGCGCAAGGTGCGCAAGGCACACGGCGACAAGGTCATCCTTGACGACGTGACCCTCAACTTCCTCCCCGGAGCGAAGATCGGCGTCGTCGGCCCCAACGGCGCCGGCAAGTCCACCGTGCTGCGGATGATGGCCGGCCTGGACCAGCCCTCCAACGGCGAGGCCTACATCTCGCCCGGGTACACCGTCGGCATGCTCCTGCAGGAGCCCCCGCTCGACGAGACCAAGACGGTCCTGGAGAACGTGCAGGACGGGGTCAAGGAGATCAAGGGCAAGCTCGACCGGTTCAACGAGATCGCCGAGCTGATGGCGACCGACTACTCGGACGCGCTGCTCGACGAGATGGGCAAGCTCCAGGAGGACCTGGACCACGCCAACGCCTGGGACCTGGACGCCCAGCTGGAGCAGGCCATGGACGCCCTGGGCTGCCCGCCCGGCGACTGGCCCGTCACCAAGCTCTCCGGTGGTGAGCGCCGCCGCGTGGCGCTCTGCAAGCTCCTGCTGGAGGCCCCGGACCTGCTGCTGCTCGACGAGCCCACCAACCACCTCGACGCCGAGTCGGTGAACTGGCTGGAGCAGCACCTGGAGAAGTACGCGGGCACCGTCGTCGCGGTCACCCACGACCGGTACTTCCTGGACAACGTCGCCGAGTGGATCCTCGAGCTCGACCGCGGGCGCGCCTACCCGTACGAGGGCAACTACTCCACGTACCTGGAGGCCAAGCAGTCGCGCCTCAAGGTCGAGGGCCAGAAGGACGCCAAGCGCGCCAAGCGGCTCAAGGAGGAGCTGGAGTGGGTGCGCTCCAACGCCAAGGGCCGGCAGGCCAAGTCCAAGGCCCGTCTCGCCCGGTACGAGGAGATGGCGGCCGAGGCCGACAAGATGCGGAAGCTGGACTTCGAGGAGATCCAGATCCCGCCGGGCCCGCGCCTGGGCGCCATCGTCGTCGAGGTCAACAACCTCTCCAAGGCCTTCGGCGAGAAGGTCCTGATCGACGACCTGAGCTTCACCCTGCCGCGCAACGGCATCGTGGGCATCATCGGCCCGAACGGCGCCGGCAAGACCACGCTGTTCAAGATGCTCCTCGGCGAGGAGCAGCCGGACGGCGGCTCGGTCAAGGTCGGCGAGACGGTCAAGGTCAGCTACGTCGACCAGGGCCGCGCCAACATCGACCCGAAGAAGACCCTGTGGGCCGTCGTCTCCGACGAGCTCGACTGGATCAACGTCGGCCAGGTCGAGATGCCGTCCCGCGCCTACGTCTCGGCGTTCGGCTTCAAGGGCCCGGACCAGCAGAAGCCGGCCGGGGTGCTCTCCGGTGGTGAGCGCAACCGGCTGAACCTCGCGCTCACCCTCAAGCAGGGCGGCAACCTGCTGCTCCTCGACGAGCCCACCAACGACCTCGACGTCGAGACGCTCTCCTCGCTGGAGAACGCCCTGCTGGAGTTCCCGGGCTGCGCCGTGGTCATCTCCCACGACCGCTGGTTCCTGGACCGGGTGGCCACCCACATCCTCGCCTACGAGGGCGAGAGCAAGTGGTTCTGGTTCGAGGGCAACTTCGATTCGTACGAGAAGAACAAGATCGAGCGGCTGGGCGCCGACGCCGCCCGTCCGCACCGGGCCACCTACAAGAAGCTGACCCGAGGCTGA
- a CDS encoding acyl-CoA thioesterase, whose amino-acid sequence MARHIYACPLRWSDMDAFGHVNNVVFLRYLEEARIDFMFHRAAEAGAGEFAGGSVVARHEIDYKRPLVHRAAPVTVETWVTQIGGASLTVSYEIKDVAEDGTETVYVRASTVVVPYNLAEGRPRRISAVEREFLSRYTDDADDATGPAETGAAATGRGGGRGARGARGERAVAAV is encoded by the coding sequence GTGGCACGCCACATCTACGCCTGCCCCCTCAGGTGGTCCGACATGGACGCCTTCGGCCACGTCAACAACGTGGTCTTCCTGCGCTACCTGGAGGAGGCCCGGATCGACTTCATGTTCCACCGGGCCGCCGAGGCCGGTGCGGGTGAGTTCGCGGGCGGTTCCGTGGTGGCCCGGCACGAGATCGACTACAAGCGTCCGCTGGTCCACCGGGCCGCGCCGGTGACGGTGGAGACCTGGGTGACCCAGATCGGCGGTGCCTCGCTGACGGTCTCCTACGAGATCAAGGACGTCGCCGAGGACGGCACCGAGACGGTCTACGTCCGGGCGTCGACCGTCGTCGTCCCCTACAACCTGGCGGAGGGCCGGCCGCGCCGGATCAGCGCGGTGGAGCGGGAGTTCCTCAGCCGCTACACCGACGACGCCGACGACGCCACGGGCCCGGCGGAGACCGGCGCCGCCGCTACCGGGCGGGGCGGTGGCCGCGGCGCGCGCGGCGCCCGCGGCGAACGGGCCGTCGCGGCCGTCTGA
- a CDS encoding globin yields the protein MNETRRETLSEETFYDAVGGEATFRLLVHRFYQGVAQDELLRPMYPEEDLGPAEERFALFLMQYWGGPRTYSEQRGHPRLRMRHAPFTVDRAAHDAWLKHMRAALDSLGLPADAERQLWDYLTYAAASMINTAG from the coding sequence GTGAACGAGACCCGGCGCGAGACGCTCAGCGAGGAGACCTTCTACGACGCGGTCGGCGGCGAGGCGACCTTCCGGCTGCTGGTCCACCGCTTCTACCAGGGCGTCGCCCAGGACGAGCTGCTGCGGCCGATGTACCCCGAGGAGGACCTCGGCCCGGCCGAGGAGCGCTTCGCCCTGTTCCTGATGCAGTACTGGGGCGGCCCCCGCACCTACAGCGAGCAGCGCGGCCACCCCCGGCTGCGGATGCGGCACGCCCCGTTCACCGTCGACCGGGCCGCGCACGACGCCTGGCTGAAGCACATGCGGGCGGCCCTGGACTCGCTGGGGCTCCCCGCGGACGCCGAGCGACAGCTGTGGGACTACCTCACCTACGCCGCCGCCTCGATGATCAACACGGCCGGCTGA
- a CDS encoding ABC transporter permease → MSATTTPERQQAPASESTGPERVSAFGGLTRVMLLGFVRDRGALFFVLLMPLMFLLLFGTLFKSAGAPHVKVAEVGQVRVLDAVQGEGREQLEKVLTITRVTDEGDALEKLRKGDLDGVVSEGPDGTVNLRYSATDQVKAGSVQSIVNSVVQGANQQASGRPPAFTLVTAQVEDLSLKPIQYLTPGLLGWAIATGAVYGASFTLVSWRKKRVLRRLRLAPVSPGVVVGARVAVSGVVALAQTAIFLAVATTPFFGLRLSGSWWLVVPLVLCATIAFMSIGLVTGAAAKSEEAANGINQMIILPMSFLGGAFFPLDGAPGWLQTVSKVFPLHYLVTSAQSVLSRGGGVMDVLPAMGGLLAFAAVMSAIAWRFFNWDDA, encoded by the coding sequence ATGAGCGCGACCACCACCCCCGAACGGCAGCAGGCCCCCGCGTCCGAGTCCACCGGGCCCGAGCGGGTGAGCGCGTTCGGCGGACTGACCCGGGTGATGCTGCTCGGCTTCGTCCGCGACCGCGGTGCGCTGTTCTTCGTACTGCTGATGCCGCTGATGTTCCTGCTGCTGTTCGGCACGCTGTTCAAGAGCGCCGGGGCGCCGCACGTGAAGGTGGCCGAGGTCGGCCAGGTGCGGGTGCTGGACGCCGTACAGGGCGAGGGCCGGGAGCAGTTGGAGAAGGTCCTCACCATCACCCGCGTCACCGACGAGGGCGACGCGCTGGAGAAGCTGCGCAAGGGCGACCTCGACGGCGTGGTCTCCGAGGGGCCCGACGGGACGGTGAACCTCCGCTACAGCGCGACCGACCAGGTCAAGGCGGGCAGCGTCCAGAGCATCGTCAACTCGGTGGTCCAGGGCGCCAACCAGCAGGCCTCGGGCCGGCCCCCGGCCTTCACCCTGGTGACCGCCCAGGTCGAGGACCTGTCGCTGAAGCCGATCCAGTACCTCACCCCCGGCCTGCTGGGCTGGGCGATCGCCACCGGCGCGGTCTACGGTGCCTCGTTCACGCTGGTCAGCTGGCGCAAGAAGCGGGTGCTGCGGCGGCTGCGGCTGGCACCGGTCTCACCGGGCGTCGTGGTCGGCGCCCGGGTGGCGGTGAGCGGCGTGGTGGCGCTGGCCCAGACCGCGATCTTCCTCGCGGTGGCCACCACCCCGTTCTTCGGGCTCAGGCTGAGCGGCAGCTGGTGGCTGGTCGTCCCGCTGGTGCTCTGCGCCACCATCGCGTTCATGTCGATCGGCCTGGTCACCGGTGCCGCCGCCAAGAGCGAGGAGGCGGCCAACGGCATCAACCAGATGATCATCCTGCCGATGTCCTTCCTCGGCGGCGCCTTCTTCCCGCTGGACGGCGCCCCGGGCTGGCTGCAGACCGTCTCGAAGGTGTTCCCGCTGCACTACCTGGTCACCTCCGCCCAGTCGGTGCTCAGCCGGGGTGGCGGCGTGATGGACGTCCTCCCGGCCATGGGCGGACTGCTCGCCTTCGCCGCGGTGATGTCCGCGATCGCCTGGCGCTTCTTCAACTGGGACGACGCGTAG
- a CDS encoding ABC transporter ATP-binding protein yields MTEAITADGIRKRYGDVQAVDGVSFSVATGEFYGILGPNGAGKTTTLEILEGIREPDEGRVELLGLSPWPRNKELLPRIGVQFQASAFFVKLTARETIRTFASFYGIGPRRADAMLERVGLTESAGVQTDKMSGGQAQRLSIACALVHDPELVFLDEPTTGLDPQARRNLWDLLRDINAEGRTVVLTTHYLDEAEVLCDRVSVMDHGKVLKTGAPAVLVREIDDSVRVSVESGLLTTVRARELFTAAGAEFTGLDDDGVTLSLSTRLPAPVLSVLAEQNALRGLEVRGATLEDVFLQLTGREYRA; encoded by the coding sequence ATGACTGAAGCAATAACCGCCGACGGGATCCGGAAGCGGTACGGGGATGTCCAGGCCGTCGACGGAGTCTCGTTCTCCGTCGCGACTGGCGAGTTCTACGGCATTCTCGGCCCGAACGGGGCCGGCAAGACCACCACACTGGAGATCCTGGAAGGGATCCGCGAGCCCGACGAGGGCCGTGTCGAACTGCTCGGGCTGAGCCCGTGGCCGCGCAACAAGGAGCTGCTGCCGCGCATCGGCGTGCAGTTCCAGGCCTCGGCCTTCTTCGTGAAGCTGACGGCCCGTGAGACCATCCGCACCTTCGCCTCGTTCTACGGCATCGGCCCCAGGCGGGCCGACGCGATGCTGGAGCGGGTCGGCCTCACCGAGTCGGCCGGGGTGCAGACCGACAAGATGTCCGGCGGCCAGGCACAGCGGCTGTCGATCGCCTGCGCCCTGGTCCACGACCCGGAGCTGGTCTTCCTGGACGAGCCCACCACCGGCCTCGACCCGCAGGCCCGCCGCAACCTCTGGGACCTGCTGCGGGACATCAACGCCGAGGGCCGCACCGTCGTGCTCACCACGCACTACCTGGACGAGGCCGAGGTGCTCTGCGACCGGGTCTCCGTGATGGACCACGGCAAGGTGCTCAAGACCGGTGCGCCGGCCGTCCTGGTCCGCGAGATCGACGACAGCGTCCGGGTGAGCGTGGAGTCCGGGCTGCTGACCACCGTCCGGGCCCGCGAGCTGTTCACCGCCGCCGGGGCCGAGTTCACCGGGCTGGACGACGACGGCGTCACGCTGTCGCTGTCCACCCGGCTGCCCGCGCCGGTGCTCTCGGTGCTGGCCGAACAGAACGCGCTGCGCGGCCTGGAAGTGCGCGGCGCCACCCTGGAGGACGTCTTCCTCCAGCTGACCGGACGGGAGTACCGGGCATGA
- a CDS encoding FHA domain-containing protein, protein MPICPRGHESQAEDWCDFCGFPMTPPPGLAVPGAPASAGPFGSPPGPPPAPSGPYGTPPPPPGPPFGSPTVVSPSPAGPDFTADLVTCPICRTPQTGRYCEECGYDYQLPGAGRPQAPAHPQSAATAPPPPPPARLQPPTPPAPPHHEQHGHRQPAPEPGNRPGYGYPPPAAPEPGSRPGYGYPPPAAPEPGSRPGYGYPPPAGQSPYEPQPPYEPQSPYEQGSGYEQASGYEPAGYRQPYEQAPPAPPAPAFPEPDGYERSGPVYAQPGQGGPGDELGTSFRLAPPGGAQQPAPPGPPAPPARINWIAVVSADRDYFTDMMTRSGPEAAGLFFPSYCPERRIPLTGRGQLRIGRRSQNRGTVPEIDLSVAPEDPGASHQHALLAEQADGSWVLVDQDSTNGTTVNGSPDPVPPHTAIPLNDGDRIHLGAWTTITLHRGA, encoded by the coding sequence ATGCCGATCTGCCCTAGGGGCCATGAGTCGCAGGCCGAGGACTGGTGCGACTTCTGCGGCTTCCCGATGACTCCGCCGCCCGGCCTGGCCGTCCCCGGGGCCCCGGCCTCGGCCGGCCCCTTCGGCAGCCCGCCCGGCCCGCCGCCGGCCCCGTCCGGCCCGTACGGCACCCCGCCCCCGCCGCCCGGGCCGCCGTTCGGCTCCCCCACCGTGGTCTCGCCCTCCCCGGCCGGCCCCGACTTCACCGCCGACCTGGTGACCTGCCCGATCTGCCGGACCCCGCAGACCGGGCGGTACTGCGAGGAGTGCGGCTACGACTACCAGCTGCCCGGAGCCGGCCGCCCGCAGGCACCGGCGCACCCGCAGTCGGCGGCCACCGCTCCCCCGCCACCGCCGCCGGCACGCCTGCAGCCGCCGACGCCGCCCGCGCCGCCGCACCACGAGCAGCACGGACACCGGCAGCCCGCACCCGAGCCCGGCAACCGCCCGGGCTACGGCTACCCGCCGCCGGCCGCACCCGAGCCCGGCAGCCGCCCCGGCTACGGCTACCCGCCGCCGGCCGCACCCGAGCCCGGCAGCCGCCCCGGCTACGGCTACCCGCCGCCCGCGGGCCAGTCCCCGTACGAGCCGCAGCCGCCCTACGAGCCGCAGTCCCCGTACGAGCAGGGATCCGGCTACGAGCAGGCGTCCGGCTACGAGCCCGCCGGGTACCGGCAGCCGTACGAGCAGGCCCCGCCGGCCCCGCCGGCCCCGGCCTTCCCCGAGCCGGACGGCTACGAGCGCAGCGGCCCGGTCTACGCCCAGCCCGGCCAGGGCGGGCCGGGCGACGAGCTCGGCACCTCGTTCCGGCTCGCACCGCCCGGCGGCGCGCAGCAGCCGGCCCCGCCCGGGCCGCCCGCCCCGCCCGCGCGGATCAACTGGATCGCGGTGGTCAGCGCCGACCGCGACTACTTCACCGACATGATGACCCGCAGCGGACCGGAGGCGGCGGGCCTGTTCTTCCCGTCGTACTGCCCCGAGCGGCGGATCCCGCTGACCGGGCGCGGCCAGCTGCGGATCGGCCGGCGCAGCCAGAACCGCGGCACCGTGCCCGAGATCGACCTGTCGGTGGCCCCGGAGGACCCGGGCGCCTCGCACCAGCACGCGCTGCTGGCCGAGCAGGCCGACGGCAGCTGGGTGCTGGTCGACCAGGACTCCACCAACGGCACCACCGTCAACGGCAGCCCCGACCCGGTGCCCCCGCACACCGCGATCCCGCTGAACGACGGCGACCGGATCCACCTCGGCGCGTGGACCACCATCACGCTGCACCGCGGCGCCTGA
- a CDS encoding VWA domain-containing protein, whose product MASLSRPTAPRFDVEIFQNEYLAEGAQEVNAIVTVTATGGGTSGGRPLLPGDGPAAGVVIMVDCSGSMQYPAAKAKNAREATAAAIDTLRDGVAFAVVAGTHEATEVYPGDGTLAVAGSSTRAQAKQALRKLTPAGGTAIGTWLTKAHALFGSRPDLAIRHAILLTDGRNEHEKPAELQRALDLATGYFTADCRGVGTDWEVSELRKISSALLGTVDIVAEPDGLAEDFRAMMAAAMGKQVADVALRVWTPANARVTYVKQVAPSVEDLTARRTEAGPRAGDYPTGSWGDESRDYHVCVEVPAAAVGNEMLAARISLILPQPGDATPEVLSQGLVKAVWTDDLASSTRINSQVAHYTGQAELADSIQEGLAAHRAGDVDRATAKLGAAVRLAHRTGNEGTLKLLQKVVDVVDAKEGTVRFRKDVSEADSMTLETRSTKTVRVKK is encoded by the coding sequence ATGGCAAGTCTGTCCCGGCCCACCGCCCCCCGATTCGACGTCGAGATCTTCCAGAACGAGTACCTCGCCGAAGGTGCCCAGGAGGTCAACGCCATCGTCACCGTCACCGCCACCGGCGGCGGCACCTCCGGCGGACGTCCGCTGCTCCCGGGCGACGGCCCCGCCGCCGGCGTGGTGATCATGGTCGACTGCTCCGGCTCGATGCAGTACCCGGCGGCCAAGGCCAAGAACGCCCGGGAGGCCACCGCGGCCGCCATCGACACCCTGCGGGACGGGGTGGCCTTCGCCGTGGTCGCCGGCACCCACGAGGCCACCGAGGTCTACCCCGGCGACGGCACCCTCGCGGTGGCCGGCTCCAGCACCCGCGCACAGGCCAAGCAGGCCCTGCGCAAGCTCACCCCGGCCGGCGGCACCGCCATCGGCACCTGGCTGACCAAGGCCCACGCACTCTTCGGCTCCCGGCCCGACCTCGCCATCCGGCACGCCATCCTGCTCACCGACGGCCGCAACGAGCACGAGAAGCCGGCCGAGCTGCAGCGCGCGCTGGACCTGGCCACCGGGTACTTCACCGCGGACTGCCGCGGCGTCGGCACCGACTGGGAGGTCTCCGAGCTGCGGAAGATCTCCTCCGCCCTGCTCGGCACGGTCGACATCGTCGCCGAGCCGGACGGCCTGGCCGAGGACTTCCGCGCCATGATGGCCGCCGCCATGGGCAAGCAGGTCGCCGACGTGGCACTGCGGGTGTGGACCCCGGCCAACGCCCGGGTCACCTACGTCAAGCAGGTCGCGCCCTCGGTGGAGGACCTCACCGCCCGCCGCACCGAGGCCGGTCCCCGGGCCGGCGACTACCCGACCGGCTCGTGGGGCGACGAGAGCCGCGACTACCACGTCTGCGTCGAGGTGCCCGCGGCCGCCGTCGGCAACGAGATGCTCGCCGCCCGGATCAGCCTCATCCTGCCGCAGCCCGGCGACGCCACGCCCGAGGTGCTGTCCCAGGGCCTGGTCAAGGCCGTCTGGACCGACGACCTCGCCTCCTCCACCCGGATCAACTCCCAGGTCGCGCACTACACCGGCCAGGCCGAGCTGGCCGACTCGATCCAGGAGGGCCTCGCCGCCCACCGCGCCGGGGACGTGGACCGGGCCACCGCCAAGCTCGGCGCGGCCGTCCGGCTCGCCCACCGGACCGGAAACGAGGGAACCCTCAAGCTGCTCCAGAAGGTCGTCGACGTCGTCGACGCGAAGGAAGGTACCGTTCGGTTCCGCAAGGATGTGAGCGAGGCCGATTCGATGACACTCGAGACCCGGTCGACCAAGACCGTCCGGGTCAAGAAATAA
- a CDS encoding PP2C family serine/threonine-protein phosphatase, with protein sequence MDPQDAFCGACGANLNGPPTVVDGPAAAPRGCVRCGAAELASDGYCESCGTAQPRPRDHQERALAGVAGVSDRGLRHHRNEDAFAVAGTALPDGAPAVIAVVCDGVSSSARPDEASATAVDAASAALLTALEHGQDPNLAMHGAIAAAARAVTDLAYDGTPPERPGGHLNAPACTYVSAISAAGLVTIGWVGDTRAYWIPDDRDAAEPYRLTEDDSWAARMVSAGLMGEAEAYADPRAHAITGWLGADAEDLDPHTVSFTPHVPGVVLICTDGLWNYAEAATDLATFVRRDARTEPLATAQSLVNFAVAAGGHDNITVAVLPITPRAQRPEEEAEYEATMLDLPVQQPRHDDTLPDLPRIPATGTPAVPPMPAYAPSTD encoded by the coding sequence ATGGACCCTCAGGACGCTTTCTGCGGGGCCTGCGGCGCGAACCTGAACGGGCCCCCGACCGTTGTCGACGGCCCCGCCGCCGCCCCCCGAGGCTGTGTGCGCTGCGGCGCCGCCGAGCTCGCCTCGGACGGGTACTGCGAGTCCTGCGGCACCGCCCAGCCCCGCCCGCGCGACCACCAGGAGCGCGCCCTGGCCGGCGTCGCCGGGGTCTCCGACCGCGGCCTGCGCCACCACCGCAACGAGGACGCCTTCGCCGTGGCCGGCACCGCGCTGCCCGACGGCGCACCCGCCGTGATCGCCGTGGTCTGCGACGGGGTGTCCTCCTCCGCCCGACCGGACGAGGCCTCCGCCACCGCGGTGGACGCCGCCTCGGCCGCCCTGCTGACCGCGCTGGAGCACGGCCAGGACCCGAACCTGGCGATGCACGGCGCGATCGCCGCGGCCGCCCGCGCGGTGACCGACCTGGCCTACGACGGCACGCCGCCCGAGCGGCCCGGCGGCCACCTGAACGCGCCCGCCTGCACCTACGTCAGCGCGATCTCGGCGGCCGGCCTGGTCACCATCGGCTGGGTCGGCGACACCCGGGCGTACTGGATCCCGGACGACCGGGACGCCGCCGAGCCGTACCGGCTCACCGAGGACGACTCCTGGGCCGCCCGGATGGTCAGCGCCGGCCTGATGGGCGAGGCCGAGGCGTACGCCGACCCCCGCGCGCACGCCATCACCGGCTGGCTCGGTGCCGACGCCGAGGACCTCGACCCGCACACCGTCAGCTTCACCCCGCACGTCCCCGGGGTGGTGCTGATCTGCACCGACGGCCTGTGGAACTACGCCGAGGCCGCGACCGACCTGGCCACCTTCGTCCGCCGGGACGCCCGGACGGAGCCGCTGGCGACCGCCCAGTCCCTGGTGAACTTCGCGGTGGCCGCGGGCGGGCACGACAACATCACCGTCGCGGTGCTGCCGATCACCCCGCGGGCCCAACGGCCCGAGGAGGAGGCCGAGTACGAGGCGACCATGCTCGACCTGCCCGTCCAGCAGCCGCGGCACGACGACACCCTGCCCGACCTGCCGCGCATCCCGGCCACCGGCACCCCGGCGGTCCCGCCGATGCCCGCCTACGCACCCAGCACCGACTGA